The Bacillus thermozeamaize DNA window AGGTGAATGCCGTATTTGGTTATGCTATGATTGAGTTGCGTGTAATTCAGCCAAACGGGGGATGATGATGAAAATCAAACTGACCAGCGTATTTGTAGACGACCAGGACAAAGCCCTCAAGTTCTATACGGAGGTCTTGGGTTTCGTAAAGAAACAGGATGTTCCGGCAGGGGGAGCCAGATGGATCACCGTCGTCTCACCGGAAGGTCCGGACGATATCGAGCTGGTTCTCGAGCCCAACGGCAACCCGGCTGCCCAAATCGACGGCAAACCGGCTGCCGCGTC harbors:
- a CDS encoding glyoxalase, translating into MKIKLTSVFVDDQDKALKFYTEVLGFVKKQDVPAGGARWITVVSPEGPDDIELVLEPNGNPAAQIDGKPAAASFQKALYEAGIPFTSFFVEDVHKEYERMKKLGVVFTMEPTKTE